The candidate division KSB1 bacterium genome has a segment encoding these proteins:
- the ftsH gene encoding ATP-dependent zinc metalloprotease FtsH: MALLISQQFSGERERKQSLIGYDEFMESMEKGRVTEIRVEESLVTGKRRAEGSESLETFKVVLPTTPDFATTEKWRTEHGVKITFKPSSPSLLTMLMQALPWILFLGVWLYLLRRMQAGGQQGIFNFGKSRARLVNENYPRVTFNDVAGADEAKQELREIIEFLKEPEKFQRLGGKIPKGALLLGPPGTGKTLLAKAVAGEAGVPFFSMSGADFVEMFVGVGASRVRDLFEQGKKNAPCIIFIDELDAVGRHRGAGLGGGHDEREQTLNQLLVEMDGFTSNDGVIVLAATNRPDVLDSALLRPGRFDRQIVVDRPDVRGREGILKVHTRKIPLGPDVDLSILAKGTPGFSGADLANMVNEAALLAARKNKQRVDMEDFEEAKDKVIMGTERKSLLISEKEKQSTAYHEAGHVLVARLTPGSDPVHKVTIIPRGRALGVTWTMPIDEKHSYSRTYCLAMLRQLLGGREAEKLIFNEYTTGAGDDIKRATELARKMVCEWGMSEEMGPVTYGEKQEEIFLGREIAQHRDYSEATAQMIDREVRRLILEAQQDVDNLLQTNIDTLHRLAAALLERESLDSEEIDQIMKGEALEPVKPKKQAEAERKQGTARRRKSRAAASAEAQTDTQSAS, from the coding sequence TTGGCGCTGCTCATTTCGCAGCAGTTTTCCGGCGAACGGGAGAGAAAGCAGAGCCTGATCGGTTATGACGAGTTCATGGAATCCATGGAAAAGGGCCGCGTGACAGAAATTCGCGTGGAGGAAAGCCTGGTGACGGGCAAGCGGCGCGCCGAGGGCTCGGAAAGCCTGGAGACTTTTAAAGTGGTGCTGCCGACCACTCCGGATTTTGCCACTACCGAAAAGTGGCGAACGGAACACGGCGTCAAGATTACTTTCAAACCTAGCTCGCCCAGCCTTCTGACCATGTTGATGCAGGCGCTGCCGTGGATTCTGTTTTTAGGCGTTTGGCTTTATCTTTTACGCCGAATGCAGGCGGGCGGACAACAAGGTATTTTCAATTTCGGCAAGTCGCGCGCCAGGCTGGTCAATGAGAACTATCCGCGCGTGACCTTTAACGACGTGGCCGGCGCCGATGAAGCCAAGCAGGAGCTGCGCGAAATCATCGAGTTTCTCAAAGAACCGGAAAAGTTTCAACGCTTGGGCGGCAAGATCCCCAAAGGCGCGCTGTTGCTCGGCCCTCCGGGAACCGGCAAGACGCTGTTGGCCAAGGCGGTAGCCGGCGAAGCCGGTGTGCCCTTTTTCAGCATGTCCGGCGCCGACTTTGTGGAAATGTTCGTCGGCGTGGGCGCTTCACGCGTGCGCGATCTTTTTGAGCAAGGGAAAAAGAATGCGCCCTGCATCATTTTTATCGATGAACTGGATGCAGTGGGCAGACATCGCGGCGCCGGCTTGGGCGGCGGCCACGACGAACGCGAACAGACTCTGAATCAGCTGTTGGTGGAAATGGACGGCTTTACCTCCAACGACGGCGTGATCGTGCTGGCGGCCACCAATCGGCCCGACGTGCTCGATTCGGCGCTGCTGCGGCCCGGCCGCTTCGACCGACAAATCGTCGTCGACCGTCCGGACGTACGCGGCCGTGAGGGCATCCTCAAGGTGCACACGCGCAAAATCCCCCTCGGCCCGGATGTCGATTTGAGCATTCTAGCCAAAGGCACGCCAGGATTTTCCGGCGCAGATCTGGCGAACATGGTGAACGAAGCCGCTCTGCTGGCCGCCCGCAAAAATAAGCAGCGCGTCGATATGGAAGATTTCGAAGAGGCAAAGGACAAGGTGATCATGGGCACGGAGCGGAAGAGCCTGCTGATCAGCGAAAAGGAAAAGCAGAGCACCGCCTACCATGAAGCCGGTCATGTCTTGGTGGCGCGTCTGACGCCCGGCTCCGATCCGGTACACAAGGTCACCATCATCCCGCGCGGTCGAGCGTTGGGCGTTACTTGGACCATGCCGATCGACGAAAAGCACAGTTACTCACGCACCTATTGTCTGGCTATGCTGCGTCAGCTCTTGGGCGGCCGCGAGGCCGAAAAGCTGATCTTTAACGAGTATACCACCGGCGCCGGAGACGACATCAAGCGGGCGACCGAATTGGCGCGCAAAATGGTCTGCGAGTGGGGGATGAGCGAAGAGATGGGTCCGGTCACCTACGGCGAAAAACAGGAAGAGATCTTTTTGGGACGCGAGATCGCTCAGCATCGCGATTACAGCGAGGCAACCGCCCAGATGATCGACCGCGAAGTACGGCGGCTGATTCTGGAGGCGCAGCAGGACGTCGATAATCTGCTGCAGACCAACATCGACACGCTCCATCGTCTCGCTGCCGCGCTTTTGGAACGGGAAAGCCTCGACAGCGAAGAGATCGACCAGATTATGAAAGGTGAAGCGCTCGAGCCGGTCAAACCCAAGAAGCAGGCCGAAGCTGAAAGAAAGCAGGGAACCGCCCGCAGGCGCAAAAGCCGCGCAGCCGCTTCTGCCGAAGCTCAGACCGATACACAAAGTGCGAGCTGA
- the hpt gene encoding hypoxanthine phosphoribosyltransferase: MIEKSIYERAVYGGDFRVLITQEQIRQRILELGREITRDYRGKDPIVIGVLNGCFIFIADLVRAIEIDLEIDFIKLSSYGDEKVSSGKVTVLKGIDANITGRHVLVVEDIVDTGLSLHYMDQMFQQLRPASLKYVTLLYKKENVKYPRTIDYVGFEIPNEFVIGYGLDHKQLLRNLPAVYILD; this comes from the coding sequence ATGATCGAAAAATCAATTTATGAACGCGCCGTATACGGCGGCGACTTTCGCGTGCTCATCACGCAGGAGCAGATCCGTCAACGCATCCTGGAATTGGGGCGCGAAATTACCCGCGACTATCGCGGCAAGGATCCGATCGTTATCGGCGTGCTCAACGGCTGTTTTATCTTTATCGCCGATTTGGTGCGCGCTATTGAAATCGATTTGGAGATCGATTTCATCAAGCTTTCCAGTTACGGCGACGAAAAGGTCTCGTCCGGCAAGGTGACGGTGCTCAAAGGCATCGACGCAAACATAACCGGCCGGCATGTGTTGGTCGTCGAGGACATTGTCGATACCGGACTGTCTCTGCACTACATGGATCAGATGTTTCAGCAGCTCAGGCCGGCCTCACTCAAATACGTGACTTTGCTCTACAAAAAGGAAAATGTCAAATATCCGCGAACGATCGATTACGTTGGTTTCGAGATTCCCAACGAGTTTGTCATCGGCTATGGGTTGGATCATAAACAGCTGCTGCGCAATCTGCCGGCAGTTTACATTTTAGACTAA
- the tilS gene encoding tRNA lysidine(34) synthetase TilS produces the protein MGSKDLLERLTERFEAFVDRHGLIEEGQRLGAAVSGGLDSMLLLLLLERIREKRRLELFVLHFNHCLRGEESDGDEAFVCEYCKSRGIPFSSEAADVTAFAASNKLSLETAARELRYRFFEAAAQSLALGAVATAHTADDQAETVLDHLLRGCGIKGLSGIPVKRGLYIRPLLFAERRELAEAAEAIGLVFREDSSNRNPAFRRNRIRLVLLPLLKEQFNPRVVAALNRLAESASELDGVQETAAEEMLHRCLIESREDKIVLDNQLFLAYLNSLQRLILQQALRILRDDPRRLSFAVWENLSRFLRSGRFGKSFRLGRDIEISLEGERLTISRLKAVPEPLAFDKLKGAIPLWDDLIMEITPAEKPLIFAHPATVAYLDADALRPPFQIRPFQAGDRFRPLNGVGRKKVSDLMNEAHVPRHERKRLPILLDQEGIVWVCGLRLDDRVKITETTRNCLKLTLLHDRKINL, from the coding sequence ATGGGCAGCAAGGATTTACTTGAGCGTTTGACCGAAAGGTTCGAAGCTTTTGTCGATCGTCATGGATTAATCGAGGAGGGGCAGCGGCTGGGAGCGGCCGTTTCCGGCGGTCTCGACTCGATGTTGTTGCTGCTTTTACTCGAACGAATTCGGGAAAAACGGCGTCTCGAGCTCTTTGTTTTGCATTTCAATCATTGCCTGCGCGGAGAAGAGTCGGACGGCGACGAAGCGTTTGTGTGCGAATACTGCAAATCAAGAGGAATTCCATTTTCGAGCGAAGCTGCCGACGTAACGGCTTTTGCCGCATCGAACAAGCTGTCGCTGGAAACGGCCGCCCGTGAACTGCGGTATCGGTTTTTCGAAGCTGCCGCACAGTCACTTGCCTTGGGTGCAGTGGCTACGGCACATACGGCGGACGACCAGGCCGAAACGGTTCTCGATCATCTGCTCCGCGGCTGCGGCATCAAGGGTCTCAGCGGAATTCCCGTCAAGAGAGGGCTTTACATTCGCCCGTTGCTGTTTGCCGAACGCCGCGAGCTGGCCGAAGCCGCCGAGGCAATCGGACTGGTCTTTCGCGAAGACTCGAGCAACCGGAATCCCGCTTTTCGCCGCAACCGCATCCGACTCGTGCTCCTGCCGCTTCTCAAAGAGCAGTTCAATCCCCGAGTCGTTGCCGCGCTCAACCGACTGGCGGAATCCGCCTCGGAGTTGGATGGAGTGCAGGAAACCGCCGCAGAAGAGATGTTGCACCGGTGCCTAATCGAATCGCGGGAGGACAAAATTGTCCTTGATAATCAGCTGTTTTTAGCGTATCTTAACTCTCTGCAAAGACTAATATTACAGCAGGCGCTCCGGATCTTGCGCGATGACCCGCGCCGCCTGTCGTTTGCCGTTTGGGAGAATTTGAGTCGCTTTCTCCGGTCGGGACGATTCGGCAAGAGCTTTAGACTGGGGCGCGATATCGAGATCTCTTTGGAAGGTGAGCGGCTGACGATTTCCCGATTGAAGGCGGTTCCAGAGCCGCTTGCCTTCGATAAACTCAAAGGTGCCATTCCATTATGGGATGACCTCATCATGGAAATAACGCCGGCTGAAAAACCGTTAATCTTTGCACATCCCGCGACGGTTGCCTATCTCGATGCGGATGCGCTGCGGCCGCCGTTTCAGATTCGCCCGTTTCAGGCAGGCGATCGTTTTCGGCCGCTCAACGGCGTAGGACGCAAGAAGGTCTCCGATTTGATGAACGAAGCGCATGTGCCGAGGCATGAACGAAAGCGCCTGCCGATTTTATTGGATCAGGAGGGGATCGTATGGGTCTGCGGCTTGCGGCTCGATGATCGCGTAAAAATCACGGAAACTACTCGAAACTGTTTAAAGTTGACATTACTGCATGATCGAAAAATCAATTTATGA
- a CDS encoding MGMT family protein, protein MAAKKSWHEKLADSKNLPKIVVCDASMKIAMRWGVKPGDTFVIAKPLDVDAIMRRVPTGKLLTINEIRKALASQYGTTTACPITTGIFCWVAAYAAEEELQAGKSDITPYWRILKSDGEVNPKYPGGVDLQRQRLEAEGHHLVQKGKKWIVENYRQALVKI, encoded by the coding sequence ATGGCCGCAAAAAAGTCTTGGCATGAAAAACTGGCCGACAGCAAAAATTTGCCGAAAATTGTCGTCTGCGACGCGTCGATGAAAATCGCAATGCGATGGGGAGTCAAACCCGGCGATACGTTTGTCATTGCCAAACCGCTCGACGTCGATGCGATCATGCGGCGAGTGCCGACGGGAAAACTGCTGACCATCAACGAGATTCGCAAAGCTTTGGCGTCGCAATACGGCACAACAACGGCTTGTCCCATTACAACCGGAATCTTTTGCTGGGTTGCAGCTTACGCTGCGGAAGAGGAGCTGCAGGCAGGAAAAAGCGACATAACGCCCTATTGGCGCATTTTGAAAAGCGACGGCGAGGTCAACCCCAAATATCCGGGCGGCGTAGACCTGCAAAGGCAGCGATTGGAGGCAGAGGGTCATCACCTCGTACAAAAAGGCAAAAAATGGATTGTGGAAAACTATCGGCAGGCGTTGGTTAAAATTTGA
- the rfaE2 gene encoding D-glycero-beta-D-manno-heptose 1-phosphate adenylyltransferase codes for MTHISKQKTLAELMEIVALGRSTGKKVVWTNGCFDILHAGHVLYLHAAKEQGDILIVGVNSDASVRRNKGPQRPINSEKDRLIVLAALECVDYLLLFDDDSPVQLIDQLRPDIYVKGGDYTIDTVNQDERRLVERYGGKIVLIPGVPGLSTSAVIEKILQAYR; via the coding sequence ATGACGCATATTTCGAAACAAAAGACGCTCGCAGAATTGATGGAAATCGTCGCCTTGGGTCGCTCGACGGGGAAAAAGGTTGTGTGGACGAACGGATGCTTTGATATTCTGCATGCGGGGCATGTATTGTACCTCCACGCGGCCAAAGAACAGGGCGACATCCTCATCGTCGGCGTCAACAGCGACGCTTCGGTGCGGCGCAACAAGGGACCTCAGCGGCCGATCAACTCGGAGAAGGATCGCCTCATCGTGCTGGCGGCGCTCGAGTGCGTCGATTATCTGCTGCTGTTCGATGACGATTCTCCGGTGCAATTAATCGACCAGTTGCGGCCGGACATTTACGTCAAGGGCGGCGATTACACCATCGATACCGTCAACCAGGACGAACGGCGGCTGGTGGAACGGTACGGCGGCAAAATCGTGTTGATTCCCGGTGTTCCCGGCCTTTCCACCAGCGCCGTTATCGAAAAAATCCTGCAGGCTTACCGATAA
- a CDS encoding AMP-binding protein, which translates to MSERTLVQLFEDSVKKYPDNILMWEKKTDRYEGTTYKEIQQSVYRFAAGLMANGIQRGDRIALISEGRNDWVISELGILYTGVINVPLSVKIEELSELKFRLAHSGCRMAVVSKNQARKVLAIQNDLPDLEKIIVLDPIDEAAENIVPLEELYRQGDEFLKTSREEFDVRWRGVRENDPANICYTSGTTADPKGIILTHRNYTANVEQASALLPIPEWYTSLLILPWDHSFAHTAGIYTLMRNGASMASVQVGSSPLETLKNIPVNIKETRPVFLLSVPALAANFRKNIEKGIRQKGPKVEKLFQKALATAYEYNGIGWDRGKGLRKLKKPLLALYDKILFSKIRENFGGRLEFFIGGGALLDIELQRFFYAIGIPMFQGYGLTEAAPIISANVPKCHKLGSSGKIVPNLELKIIDDNGRELPVGEKGQIIVKGENVMAGYWKNEKATRETLRDGWLYTGDLGYVDADGFLYVLGREKSLLISNDGEKYSPEGIEETLCSHSDLIDQMMLYNNQSPYTTALIVPNQAAVVRALAQKGLSVKTPEGQRAAIKLIDDVIEEYRSGKQAGLFPSKWLPATFALLGEGFTEQNRLLNSTLKMVRGRIVEFYKSRLDYMYTPEGKDIYNHQNLTIVSRFTE; encoded by the coding sequence CTCATGTGGGAGAAAAAGACCGACCGTTATGAAGGGACGACGTACAAAGAGATCCAGCAGTCGGTTTACCGTTTTGCCGCCGGTTTGATGGCCAACGGCATTCAAAGAGGCGACCGCATTGCGCTCATTTCCGAAGGCCGCAACGATTGGGTCATTTCCGAGCTCGGCATTCTTTATACCGGTGTGATCAATGTGCCGCTTTCGGTCAAAATCGAGGAGCTGTCCGAGCTCAAGTTCCGCCTAGCGCATTCCGGCTGCCGCATGGCGGTAGTCTCGAAGAACCAGGCGCGCAAAGTGTTGGCGATCCAAAACGACCTTCCCGATCTCGAAAAGATCATTGTTCTCGATCCGATCGATGAAGCGGCGGAAAATATCGTGCCTCTTGAAGAACTTTACCGTCAGGGTGACGAGTTCCTCAAGACTTCCCGCGAAGAGTTCGATGTGCGGTGGAGAGGCGTGCGCGAAAATGATCCCGCAAACATCTGCTATACGTCGGGAACCACCGCTGATCCCAAGGGCATCATCCTCACGCACCGTAATTATACGGCCAATGTCGAGCAGGCTTCGGCGCTGCTGCCGATTCCCGAATGGTACACGTCGCTGCTCATTTTGCCATGGGATCACTCTTTTGCGCACACGGCCGGCATCTATACGCTGATGCGCAACGGCGCCTCGATGGCGTCGGTGCAGGTTGGGTCTTCGCCGCTGGAGACATTGAAAAATATTCCCGTCAACATCAAAGAAACGCGGCCGGTCTTTCTGCTCAGCGTACCGGCCTTGGCGGCCAATTTCCGCAAGAACATCGAAAAAGGCATTCGGCAAAAGGGGCCCAAGGTGGAAAAGCTTTTTCAGAAAGCTTTAGCCACGGCCTATGAGTACAACGGCATCGGTTGGGATCGCGGCAAAGGGCTGCGCAAACTAAAAAAGCCGCTGTTGGCGCTCTACGACAAGATCCTGTTCAGCAAAATTCGCGAAAATTTCGGCGGCCGGTTAGAGTTCTTTATCGGCGGCGGCGCGCTTTTGGACATAGAACTGCAGCGCTTCTTCTATGCCATCGGCATACCAATGTTTCAGGGCTATGGGCTGACTGAAGCGGCACCGATCATTTCCGCCAATGTACCCAAGTGCCACAAACTCGGCTCTTCTGGGAAAATCGTCCCGAATCTCGAGCTGAAAATCATCGACGATAACGGCCGCGAACTGCCGGTGGGCGAAAAGGGACAGATTATCGTCAAGGGCGAAAACGTCATGGCGGGCTATTGGAAAAATGAAAAGGCTACACGCGAAACTTTGCGCGACGGTTGGCTTTACACCGGCGACCTTGGTTATGTGGATGCGGACGGCTTTCTTTATGTGCTTGGTCGCGAAAAAAGTCTGCTGATCAGCAATGACGGTGAAAAATACAGTCCCGAGGGCATCGAAGAGACCCTTTGCAGCCACAGCGATCTGATCGATCAGATGATGCTCTACAACAACCAGTCGCCCTACACGACGGCATTGATTGTGCCGAATCAAGCGGCGGTCGTCAGGGCTCTGGCGCAAAAAGGACTGAGCGTCAAGACGCCGGAAGGTCAACGCGCCGCCATCAAGCTGATCGATGACGTGATCGAAGAGTACCGCAGCGGCAAGCAGGCGGGACTCTTTCCATCGAAGTGGCTGCCGGCAACCTTTGCCCTGCTCGGCGAAGGTTTTACCGAGCAAAACCGCCTACTCAACAGCACGCTCAAAATGGTGCGCGGCCGCATTGTCGAGTTCTACAAATCGCGCCTGGATTACATGTACACGCCGGAAGGCAAGGACATCTATAACCACCAGAACCTGACCATTGTCTCCCGCTTTACCGAGTAA